Proteins from one Oscillatoria nigro-viridis PCC 7112 genomic window:
- a CDS encoding NAD(P)/FAD-dependent oxidoreductase, with protein sequence MKSYDWIVVGGGITGAALSYELAKKGFAVLLLERDATMQNATRFSYGGLAYWSGTTDLTRQLCREGIERHRHLSAQLDADTEFRELDLLLTIDAGNDVEKVAANYAHFAIVPQLLSVAEAGELEPLLNKSAIAGALTVRHGHISPTATNTAYCQGFLRLGGTIEFAEVIGLIQEGNRISGVKTVHESYACKNAVVCAGGWSRSFLKAAGVSAGVYFTRTEILETAPVDVKLRTLVMPAVLKRFELEAESSRNEVDFLWDEPGKELQPPILDSGAIQFNDGSLRIGQLSRTLSDLNAKVDRETSETAIRAGISKVLPDLAGLPATWHECIVAFSADNLPVVGPIADRPGLHVFSGFSNPLVIVPALAERFANWAVGKEDRAIPYPTLREPLRGTGTPAGNGIASLHGLLSPSRFIAEGRTKKDR encoded by the coding sequence ATGAAAAGTTACGATTGGATTGTTGTCGGCGGTGGCATTACGGGTGCTGCACTGAGTTACGAACTGGCAAAAAAAGGTTTTGCTGTGCTGCTTTTGGAACGAGATGCTACCATGCAAAATGCTACTCGTTTTAGTTATGGCGGCTTGGCTTATTGGTCGGGAACAACTGATTTAACTCGTCAATTGTGTCGGGAAGGTATCGAACGCCACCGCCATTTATCGGCCCAATTAGATGCCGATACTGAGTTTCGCGAGTTGGATTTGTTGCTGACTATTGATGCGGGCAACGATGTCGAAAAAGTGGCGGCTAATTACGCGCATTTTGCGATTGTTCCGCAGCTTTTGAGTGTTGCAGAAGCTGGCGAGTTGGAACCTTTGCTGAATAAAAGTGCGATCGCCGGAGCTCTGACTGTGCGTCACGGTCACATTTCGCCGACTGCCACAAATACAGCTTACTGTCAAGGGTTTCTGCGGTTGGGAGGAACTATAGAATTTGCTGAAGTAATTGGGTTGATACAAGAGGGAAATCGAATTTCGGGAGTTAAGACGGTACACGAAAGTTATGCCTGCAAAAATGCGGTTGTTTGTGCTGGAGGTTGGAGTCGGAGTTTCCTAAAAGCCGCTGGTGTTTCTGCGGGAGTTTATTTTACTCGCACGGAGATTTTGGAAACTGCACCTGTGGATGTGAAACTCAGGACTTTGGTGATGCCTGCGGTATTAAAACGTTTTGAATTGGAAGCTGAATCGAGTAGAAATGAGGTGGATTTTCTTTGGGATGAACCTGGTAAAGAGTTACAGCCGCCGATTTTAGATTCTGGTGCGATTCAGTTTAATGATGGGAGTTTGCGGATCGGGCAATTGTCTCGCACTTTGAGCGATTTGAATGCTAAAGTCGATCGCGAAACCAGCGAAACGGCAATTCGTGCAGGAATCAGCAAAGTTTTGCCTGATTTGGCAGGTTTACCCGCAACTTGGCACGAGTGTATTGTGGCATTTAGCGCTGATAATTTGCCCGTAGTGGGGCCGATTGCCGATCGCCCTGGATTGCACGTTTTTTCTGGTTTCAGCAATCCTTTGGTGATTGTACCTGCTTTGGCTGAGCGATTTGCTAATTGGGCAGTGGGAAAAGAAGATAGGGCGATTCCCTACCCTACCCTACGGGAACCCCTACGGGGAACGGGAACCCCTGCGGGGAACGGGATAGCTTCGCTTCACGGGCTTTTATCTCCCAGTCGATTTATCGCAGAAGGAAGAACGAAGAAGGATAGATGA
- a CDS encoding pentapeptide repeat-containing protein, with product MEVSELLNNYEKGERDFTGADLSGKNLSGAILIGVNLSRANLSGANLSRAFLTKATLKGALLHRTNLSFAKMGETQLSGADLTKANLSGAFLVKAKLPRVKLSGATLTGANLRGAVLWNANLCSADLQLVNLLGANLTGANFKWANLYGARLNSAKLFGAQLTGVSLRRAQLTGVNLCGADLSGVNVSEAKLMGANLEGSNLAGTNFSAAQLRGVKLAGANLTGAKLRGSCLKGANLNWAKLCQADLISADLSEATLIGANLDNALLAGAILPDSTRRYFSLAGAGQVNSWEVNEING from the coding sequence ATGGAAGTTAGTGAACTGCTCAACAATTACGAAAAAGGAGAAAGAGACTTTACCGGAGCCGACCTCAGCGGGAAAAACCTCAGCGGAGCCATCTTAATCGGAGTTAACCTTTCGCGAGCTAATCTTTCCGGGGCGAACCTCAGCAGGGCGTTTCTCACCAAAGCAACACTCAAAGGTGCGCTGCTGCACAGAACAAATCTGAGTTTTGCCAAAATGGGTGAAACCCAACTCTCTGGTGCAGATTTGACAAAAGCCAATCTCAGCGGTGCTTTTTTGGTAAAAGCAAAATTGCCCAGAGTCAAGTTAAGCGGTGCAACTTTAACTGGCGCAAACCTGCGGGGTGCTGTGTTGTGGAATGCCAATTTGTGCAGCGCCGACTTGCAATTAGTTAACTTGCTGGGCGCGAATCTGACGGGAGCTAATTTTAAGTGGGCCAACCTTTACGGTGCAAGGCTCAATAGTGCAAAACTTTTTGGGGCTCAATTAACCGGAGTCAGTCTGCGGCGAGCGCAGTTGACAGGGGTGAATCTCTGCGGTGCAGATTTGAGCGGCGTCAACGTGAGCGAAGCTAAACTAATGGGAGCTAATTTGGAAGGCTCGAATTTGGCGGGGACGAATTTCAGCGCGGCTCAGTTGCGTGGGGTGAAGTTGGCGGGTGCAAACTTAACCGGGGCTAAGTTGAGGGGAAGTTGTTTGAAAGGGGCAAATCTGAATTGGGCAAAGCTGTGTCAAGCAGATTTGATATCAGCAGATTTGAGCGAGGCGACGTTAATAGGAGCTAATTTAGATAATGCTTTGTTGGCGGGAGCTATTTTGCCGGATTCTACTAGGCGCTATTTTTCCTTAGCTGGGGCTGGCCAAGTCAATTCTTGGGAAGTTAATGAGATTAACGGTTGA
- a CDS encoding hybrid sensor histidine kinase/response regulator, with the protein MDLAEKAINILIVEDELLIAKSLAQKLEKLGYQIADIVSSGADAIQRAGELEPDLILMDIVIKGDIDGIETAVRINQELDIPIIYTTAYADDETLQRAENTGSYGYLLKPFKQRELHATIKIALSKHQEAVKMQQLIALAAAKSENRSRFISMAYHDLNTPLTTIQLSAEMLEDSELHKNPGTTNKNVERIKKAVSNMSELLEEILMLSKAESGKLSLNLNPVNVIDLCKSILEEIQPLATQKHLVAFRNQTEKIQASLDAKLLQHLLTNLLSNAIKYSPNGGNICLELSCEGKQVIFCVRDEGIGMTAEYQGKLFQQFERDANVGKIKGSGLGLCIVKHIVDLHGGTISVESELGKGTTFIVALPF; encoded by the coding sequence ATGGATTTGGCAGAAAAAGCAATTAATATTTTGATTGTTGAAGACGAACTATTAATTGCTAAAAGTTTAGCCCAAAAATTAGAAAAGTTGGGATATCAAATCGCAGACATCGTTTCTTCAGGAGCCGATGCCATCCAGCGCGCCGGCGAACTGGAACCAGATTTAATCTTAATGGATATAGTCATCAAAGGCGACATAGACGGCATAGAAACAGCAGTAAGAATTAATCAAGAATTAGATATCCCAATTATCTATACAACTGCTTATGCTGATGACGAAACTTTGCAGCGAGCCGAAAATACTGGTTCTTACGGCTACCTTCTCAAGCCGTTTAAACAAAGAGAACTGCACGCAACTATTAAGATAGCGCTGAGCAAACATCAAGAAGCAGTTAAAATGCAACAACTAATTGCACTAGCAGCAGCCAAAAGCGAAAACAGATCGCGATTTATTTCAATGGCATACCACGATTTAAACACTCCTTTAACTACCATACAGCTATCGGCTGAAATGTTGGAAGATAGCGAATTGCATAAAAACCCCGGAACGACCAATAAAAATGTCGAACGTATCAAAAAAGCCGTCAGCAATATGAGTGAATTGCTGGAGGAAATTTTAATGCTCAGCAAAGCAGAATCCGGAAAACTTTCCTTGAACTTAAATCCGGTAAATGTGATTGATTTGTGCAAATCTATTTTAGAAGAAATCCAACCTCTCGCTACTCAAAAACACTTAGTAGCTTTCCGCAATCAAACCGAAAAAATCCAAGCTAGTCTGGATGCAAAACTGCTGCAACACCTCCTCACTAATTTGCTGTCAAATGCTATAAAATATTCTCCTAATGGTGGGAATATATGTCTAGAATTAAGCTGTGAGGGTAAACAAGTAATTTTTTGCGTGAGAGATGAAGGAATTGGCATGACAGCGGAATATCAGGGGAAATTATTTCAGCAGTTTGAACGGGATGCTAATGTAGGCAAGATTAAAGGGTCGGGGTTGGGACTTTGCATAGTCAAACATATAGTTGACCTGCACGGCGGTACAATAAGTGTAGAAAGTGAACTAGGTAAAGGTACTACATTTATTGTCGCCCTGCCTTTTTAG
- a CDS encoding DUF2231 domain-containing protein, with protein sequence METNQRNSTPYPNLPPILESDDREYRDAGITSTLSVAGHPIHPIIVIFPVAFLVGAAGSDIGYWLTSDPFWARASVWLMGVGFAAGILAAITGFLDFFKVKRVRDRSAGWLHMGGNVAVMVLTLINLVLRQGNPAEPIVYTGLAISIVVATLLGVTGWFGGELSFRHKIGVIGPSSHNS encoded by the coding sequence ATGGAAACAAATCAAAGAAATAGTACGCCCTATCCCAATCTTCCGCCGATTTTAGAAAGTGACGACAGAGAGTATCGCGACGCCGGTATTACGAGTACGCTTTCAGTTGCAGGCCATCCCATCCACCCCATCATCGTCATCTTTCCGGTAGCCTTTTTAGTAGGAGCCGCCGGTTCGGACATCGGTTATTGGCTGACAAGCGATCCGTTTTGGGCGAGAGCTTCGGTTTGGCTGATGGGTGTCGGTTTTGCTGCGGGGATTTTGGCCGCCATCACGGGCTTTTTAGATTTTTTCAAAGTTAAAAGAGTGCGCGATCGCAGTGCCGGTTGGTTGCACATGGGCGGCAACGTGGCGGTTATGGTACTTACCCTGATTAACCTGGTGTTGCGACAAGGAAATCCGGCTGAGCCGATCGTATATACAGGTTTAGCAATCTCGATCGTCGTTGCAACCTTGCTGGGCGTTACAGGCTGGTTCGGCGGCGAACTAAGTTTTCGCCATAAAATCGGCGTCATTGGCCCTAGCAGTCATAATTCCTAG